The genomic stretch CAACCAAAATAGCAACACTCAAAATACATAGTTCAGGATAGCACCGCGACTCTCATAGACTGATGAAAATTTTACAGAGACATGTTTGCAATTTGTTTCATGATACTAGAAAGATATATTTATGCCAAGCAATGCCATGAACTGAGAGACGAACTCAGGATGCGCAGGCCATGCAGCTCCAGTCACTAAATTTCCATCAGTGAAGCAACGATCTATTGGATTTGGCTCTAGCCATGTTCCTCCACCCAAGACTACATTGAGTTTCACAGCAGGGTAAGCAGTGCATTTCTTCCCCTATCACCATAACAAGAGacataaatcatttttttattttttttggggggggggggtgtgtgtgaaatataaatcaaagtCTTAAGTTAATTACAACTTCTAGACCAAAGACAGAGACATAAGCATTTAAGCAGTTGCTTATAACTTCTAGACCAAAGACAGAAGTAACTGTATAAGAAccacagaaaataaaagattagtgcATAGAAACACCACGTTCTGATAGAGGTGAGATTATCCACTGTTACAAAGTTATAACAGGCAACTtaataaatgggaaaaagaagtcTCTCTGGGATCATGGCCTACACAAGCGCTTTCATGAGTCcatctttctcctctctctttaaAAAGATATCTCTGCTTTGTTTGGGGAgcagagagatagacacaaggagCTCTAGCGTAGGCCGCACTCCTAGACAGAGAACCACTTCCTATGGTAAATATAGAACATGTTACAAACTACGTTCACAATATGGAGCATTTGCTAGAATGTAGGAAGAGGGCATaataacaaaaagggaaaatggttTCTGTTGGGAGCATGGCCCCTGCGCGCAAACACATGGGAGGTGAAATGACTGCCCCCCCATGAAATACAAAATGACCCCTCAGTTGCTGCTGCCTTGCATGCTCCCATGACCACCATGCACGTACAGGAGCCACACTcccccacaggaaacacttcccctcacaacaacaacaacaagccttataccaacttaatggggttggttaaACActtctcctaaaaaaaaaaagaaaagagagagagagaaaataaaaaatcagcatTTTATTGAAATGTGAAGTACTGTCAAGTGAACTTAAGAACATCAAATCCCAGAGATTTCTATACTCTTGCAGAATTGCACATAAATTGTCCTGAGTAACGAGAGGACAGCCACCATTGATCATCTACCAGGGGATCACACACCCAATACTTAAAAAAGCTATATCTTTTACAAAAGATATAGTACATCGCATTCCCAAGAATATGATATAATATAGTACTAATAGGGGAAAACTCCACCTCACagcccccaccccccaaaacaCCCCCATGAGAGCCTTCTCATGGCAGTCCATTTTTGGGACACATGAAAGGTTATTTTTGGGGACTTACAGTTGGATGGGTTGTACACTTTGTGGATTAACCACCTAATTTGGGGTCCCAACATATGGCCTACAATTTCTTTAAGTTGAATCAAGGGGTATGGATTCTAAACAAGTTTTCAGAGCTTTACATCTACATGTGGGAAAATTGCATGGAGCTGGAAACTTACCAGTTAGACAGACAACGACACAGCCCACAAAATTTAGTACCAATGGAACTGCCTTCTCATGATAGCTATCCAGGAGGTACTTTGCGCAAAACAATAAAAGTAGTACagcaataaaaaaatagttgGATAATTACGAGCAAGGCTCATTACTTTGTTAAATCAAATAGAGAATCTCAATCTTCATAGCCATTGGTGGAACATATTTACTTATCCATTCAAACTCGAAAACAAACCTTGAGATGATCTAAGACTATGTTCCATAGAAGCAATACATTAAAAgagaataataaaaagaaataaaaaaactaccTTGAGAACACCAGCAGCAGATAGAATCTGCTGTCCATGGCATATGGATGCAACTGGCTTCCCTGCCTCCATGAAGTATTTCACCAAAGCAAGTACTTTCTCATCCAGTGCAAGGTACTCAGGTGCTCGGCCTCCAGGGATCACGAGGGCATCATAGCTTGTCACATCCAAGCCTTCAAAGCTAGCTGTCAGGGTGAAATCATGGCCTGGCTTCTCGCTGTATGTCTGATCACCTTCAAAATCATGGATAGCTGTTGGACACTTATCACCTGCCCCTTTTTTTGGGCATACTGCATCTACATGGCATCCAAGAGCTTGAAGAGACTGAAACGGAACCATTACTTCATAATCCTCCATATAATCCTGCATAAATGGGCAGAAACGATTCTGGATAATTTGAAAATAACACAGAATTCGATGTTCTGAGTCAATAAGCTGATGAAGTGTAACAAAGACCTGACCTGACCAATTAAATTAGCAATCAAATGAAAGATAGAACTGAGCTGCTTTTCTCAAATCAGCATTTTTGTTCAGTACTAGGAACAGAGCCAGTTAAAGTAAAGCAGTAAacagattttctttttcttagacAGAAGGATAAAGATCATGGCAATTACAAGCATCAGAAGACCAAATTTACCAGTCTAGTACCTGTCAAGACTGTTGATCAATACCGTATCCACATTGCCCATATACTTTTAACCCCACTCATATCTCCCCCACCCGTTCCTGATAGAAACTACTCAATTCAACtaaccttttcccaactaaatggggtcagctacatgaatTATGACCCCGCCATTCAACTCTATTTAAGGTCATGCTAGTTGTCAAGCATACGCTATGCCTAATTTTTTCTCATTACTTCTGCTCAAATCACCTCTGATCTATCCCCTTGATCTTCTAATTTCTCTAATGTATTAACATATCACACCTAACCACTGCACTCAAAGGCTTGACTGTTCATCAGAAACATTATTTCTCACTCTGGAAACAATTTAGTCAGAACCATCAAACTATGGACTTTTCTGCCATCCAATGTATGggtcctttcttcttcttaaccCTACAAAATTGTCGACCTCTTCTGGCAGTCAATTTATATTTCATTTCCCAACATCCATCCTCCAAATGGTAGGACGGATGTTAGGAAATGAAATGTTAACCTCTTCTAGCAGTCAATGTATTTTTCATTTCTGAACATCTGTCCTCCAATTGGCTAATTTGTGGTCTAGGATATTAGGTTGAACCGTCAAATGGAATATCTCCCTTATTTCATTTAGACCACATGTAGCTTTTTCCATGTTTTAGTTAGGAGATGTAATCTGCAGGGGTCAAGTTGTTCCCTATGCAGCCACAGATCTTGTCCAAACACCATGTGAGTACTTCCTTAAAACTACTATCACCTCTCCACTTCTCACATGAAAAAACACCTACTATCACATAAAATAACCACCCCATTACATAATATAACCTCCACCTACGTCCTACTTGCATGAACACGTAACAAATCCTCCCCGCTAGAACTCAGCTTGTCCTCAAGATGTAAAAGAAGGAAATTGGTGAAGTAGATCCTCATGATTTTCCACATGGCATCGGCTAGAGAGAGTCCTTGCCAGTGCACTAACACCTGAGAGATTCCCTTCTGGAGTCTAGTGTCCAAGATCGCCTGCGGTTTAGTAGGCATATTCCCATCATCTCCTACAGTCTTGGGCAGATTCCCTTGAACCGAAATATGTtgtccaatttttttcttcagcaaAGAGATGTGGAAAACTAGGTAAATCCTGTCATCTGGTGAAACAATGACAAGTCCCTTTTAAATTATTATGAAAACTCTTTTTTacccctacattaaataacttttgggaACAAGACAAGGGGCACTTGCCCTCATCATAACAAGCTGCGAGAAACTCATCTAAGGTGGCATGGGCATATGCAACTAAGGATTTTGAATGCTCCAACatggggaagtgaattatttcaaattgatgatgctaaaagagctagaggtaTGAACCATAGGTTCTGTTGGGCCAATAAGTTAAGttaaaccaaatccaaaataaCAAGCCCATCTTCTCTCTGGAAGTATGCATCAAAGCTTACTATTAAGTATCCtaaaaattccattttgccTAAATCTTACAGCCAACTACTGAAATCTGGTAAAATGGGATCTAACCTCGCTAATAATATATACACAATGGGAACCCTATGGTCTACTAATGGTTTGAGCAAACAGCAAAGCTTTCCAAATCCAATCTACAAGTTGAAACCATGTTACAGCACAAGAGGGGAAAGATGTCTGACACTAACGGTACACTCAATATTCGCATACTACTTTTTATCATGTTATGttatttgatatatattttgtcTACCTAGATACCTACATATgtctttttccatatttttgttCACCAGGCAATCCAGCTGAATATTGACCAATCTTGAAAACCATTCTATCAATGCCAAATGAACTTGATCAAATCATCATAACCAACAAAATTGGTCATAATTATCAGTCAGAACAGAACCTTTTCCCAGGTGGAAAAGTTCAAAAGGTCAAATGGTTATGGAAGACTTCAAGCTCAGTCTTGGCCCCTGCTTTCTACATTCACTGTCATGAAAGTGAAACTACAGCGTAGACTCAGCTATAATAATGTGACTGAACATAATGACAACTATAGACTCGGCTATAATAATGTGACGGAACATAATGACAACTATAGAAGCATGCTTAAATCAAGCACACACAAAGTATTTACATGAAATTTTGGGACTTCCAACAGCAGTTTATGTGATCCTTACCCTTTATCTAGCTAGGCAGTTGCTACTTATTTATGAAATTGCAAAGTAGAACTGTTACTTACTAGAAAAAACACTTACAGCTAATATTCAATAGATGATCATAGATTTGGAAAATATCCGGAGTATGTTTGGTATTTTAAAGTttgatattgaaaaaaaaaattatgacttACCCCACAAATAAACAGAATCCGTTTATTTGAGCCAGTTATGGTGCCTCCAAGAGCCTTCACAAAAAGCCTGATAAACTCAGGATGCCCTTCATAAGTTGCTGCAGTTATGAGACTACCATCTGCTACACATGCCATCATGGTCTCCGGTTCTACCCAATGAGATCCAGCAGCTACTAGTACTGGCTTCACAGGAGGGTACGCTGTGCACTTCCGGTCTTTCACTAAGCCTGCAGCTGCCAAGATCAGTTGTCCATGGCAAATGGAAGCAACTGGTTTTCCAGAGTCAGAGAATTTTCTCACTAAAGTTACAACAGATTCCTCCATTGCAAGATATTCTGGAGCCCGTCCTCCTGGTATAACCAGCCCATCATATTTGGTTACGTCAATCTCATCAAATGTTGCATTAAGCGCGAAATTATGACCTTTAGACTCAGAATAGGTCTGCAACCACAACATATATGAAACtatgaaggaaaagaaatggaaaaaatatatcCAAGCAATTTCAAAGCATATAAGAGAACCAAATCGCATAACAGAGAACGCAAGCAGTTTATATGCTCATCAAACTATCCATCTTCGTTAAAACTGCAGGGTGCATTTCGAAGATGAAATAAGTAGCCAGCTTATACAGAGAGACACCACAATGGTTAAATCCCAGAATACATGCAACTATGCAAGGGCAGTCTAGCATGCCATGGAACATAGCAAGGATATATCCTCAATGAAATAAATACCAGATGTATACATGTCCACATCCTACTGTGTGATTGTGGTGTATAAGGTTACTGTTAATTGCTCCCCTGCTTGTATTGGGTGAGAATTTGCTTATCAGTACACTATGTCCAAGGGGCTAAATTTCTTATTGATTAAGCTGTTATTCATTAAAAATTTGAGAATAAGACCAGATAAGATAATAGTAATTTGTGCATCTCCTGCCTATAATTTCTTCCTGAAGATGCCAAGTAGCAAAATTCCCGAAAACAAAATATCGAGCAATGTCAGATGGCCACCTGCATCAACATAGTATTAGATGGAAAGTATCTGGAACTGATGGCCATTGCACCAGAAAAAAAGGGGTGAAATGGAAGCCAAATCTGCATAATTCAGACTTGAGATTTCCCAATTATGTATCTTATGCAGAAATATATACTCcccattctctttttcttcagcTTAAGCCTCACAGCTCATTTTAAGTTATGGTTTCAAATATTACAGAAAAAATTTCAGGCTAAGACTTCTAATTTTAACAGTTGAACCATCAGAAGGTTCATAATGGGTTACAAAATATGCAATATGAAAGCAGcttttatttcataaatttcATTTCTTCAGGTCACTGGTTGTTAGAAACGCTGGCAGCATTAGGAaacagaaacttttttttttttttttttaactgggTACCCTAGTCGGACCCTTAGATTTTATTAATAATCAGGACAAAAATAAGAATACAATTGGGGGGGCATAACCCACCTTACCTCTAACCCAAGACTTTACCAAGGCCATACATAAACAATAAAGAGAAGCCAAAACCCCTcacaaaacaaagtaaaaaCAAAATAGCACAAGGGCTTTATAACGCAGCCTTACAAACATTTATCTAACTCTAATAAATGGAATCCCAGAAAAGTCACCTTGAATCGCCTGTTTAACAGAAATTGGGAAACTTCTGAAGTccgaaccaaaaaaaaatttagattgaTTAGTAACAGAAAAAATAGCACATGTTTCTGCCACTCTATCTGTCTCACGATAAGCATGAATAACCAGAATATTAGAATTTTTCAGCAGCTTAGAAACCTTGATCCACCAATACCAAGCCTTCCAATGAAAATCATAAGATCCAGTAATAGACTGGATGGTGTGTTTAGTATCTGATATAATTGAAAAGCTGTTGATGCCCATGGATATGTAGATCTAATCCCATCAAGAACCACTGAGCAGTAAAATCAGTAAAAAGTTGGACATCATTCCTGTCCCTTGATACCCTGGTTGGAATTTTATATCCCAAAAAATTATCTAACCATATCTGTTAACCCCCACCACCCAAgaaaaatctcaatttttttatgcagtCAAGTCTCAACGAGTCAGCTATGATTCTAATTGTCCACAAAAGCAGAAATTACCTTCAATTAATAGCTATTTCAAGAGACCAGTATTTCATAGAGAAAAAGAGGACCAAAAGTTCTACTGCCTCCGTTGTTAAAGATGAATTTCAACCCACAGAATTTCATGCAAGATTCATCCAATGCCAACAAATTGGCTAGACCCAgaagtccatcatcaatttttttttttaatgaatcccttctaCATCAAATAATCCTTTTACAAATACTCTAAAGTCTAGATGATTGAATTGAAGAGAGCAACATGAATTTAATACTttcatttaagaaaaataaacacgAACTTAATTCCATGAAATCTCTCCGCTACATCAGACACCTTTCAAACCTTACATATTTTTTATATGGTTGACCAAAGAAACTATGAGAAACTAAACCAAAACTGGAATCCAAATTCTATAACTGGAAAAAATAAGCTCCTGAACAATCCTTTAATGGAAAAACAACTATTCAACCAGAGAACTCATTTAAGTCAATCCAATCAAGAGGGAATTCAAATATtttaagaaagataaaaaataataataaaaattccaaCCTGGTGGCCAGAACTCTGATGAACAGCGGTACGGCATATATCACCAGCTTTCTTTCCAGGGCAGGCAGCATCAACAGAAATACCATAAGCTTGCAATGCCTGAAAGGGTACCATCGCCTGCAAAGCACAAAGGAAAcagaggggagaaaaaaaacccagttcaaaaaattgataaattgattaacagaaatcagaaagaaatggtaaaacccccaaaaaaaacaaatgcaGCAAGCAACGAATATTTTACAAAATGCTGAATTACCTCATAGTCTTCCATGTAATCGCCACAGATTATCAGAACCTTTTTCTGAGATTTCAAGCCGGCCATCTTTCTCCACTCGGGAGATCAGACAGAGATGGAGAGTGAGTGACGAAGTTCGTGAGAAAGAAATGCTGAGAAAGTAGCAACTTCAGACTTCAAGCTTACTCACATCTGTTCCATGTCTATCTGTAGATAAATATCAACAATTTTAATGGTGTTTCTCAAATCTCGAGTCTTCTTGAAGTTCTATTATTATATTCGGTAGCTGCTACAATGGTTTTAATTATCAGTATCGTATCGGTTTTattatattgatattgattgagATGAATAACAATATCCGATATATTCAGATccattttttgtattattttatgataaaataataaaaagaggtAATTACATTTTGCTTATCTGTACTTTGCTTTAATACCATTTTTTCCCTACATGTTttgaaaaatatcatttccttcCCTTGTATTTTAAAACTTTTTATTAATAGTCATAGTGGTAACTAACGGTGTTAAaatgatatttaaaataaaaatattactttcttttctcttccctttccctCGTCTTCCCTATACTTGACACCTAAGCAGCGGACGACGCCAGGATGTAGCGAACTATCGATTAACCGTCTCAGCCTCCCCTTCTACAGGTTTCTTATAATCCAAAGACTCGTCATTGTAAACATCCCACCACTTCTTCATAAGCATCTTTATATCTTCtttattcatattttcttcattaCTAATGAATCTCCAGGGTTTCGATTCCTATCCATAAATCCAGAAAATCGAATTAGACGGATACCCACCAACTATCTATATAAAATCTTGAAATAACATTTAAGTTGAATGAAGGGCTTACTGCAGCACGATAGTGAATGAGAGATGGAGAGAGTTTTCAGGTTTCTCTCTGCTTATGTTAAGCTTCTGATTTGAtaattaaattataatttatcGGCCGCCTTTTTTGGTTGGCAGCTTACATTGGAGTGACTGCAAGTGCCAAGTGCGTAACTCTGTAAAGCTAGAAATCAATTTCTGAGACAACCCGGTTCTTTTTTGGGCGTGGTGGTTTAGATCATTGATTCTGCTGGGTCTTtcctctttgtttaattttgggtgtttggaGCTTCAAATTAGAATTTAGTTGCGTGTTTTAGGACCAGGAAGTCTACCTTTTTTTCTTGTAGCTTTTGATAATTCAGTTTTCGCTCCCTCTtatcaaattttagaattttttgagAGATTCTGGGTTTAACTAGATGGTTTAGTATGCATTTGATGTTGGATGCTTTTAATTTTCCCATAACTCCTGCCACAAGTGAAATTAAGAAGCAGCGGAAAATCCACTTcgctttttattgttttatgttAATTTGTTTTGATTCTTGTCGTGGATGAGCTGTCTCTCTGTacttgggtttgatttgatttgaagaCAGCGCATCTCGATTTCACACTATGCTGTTGCATTTTTTCTGAGATCCCCATGAACTGGTTCATTAATGGTGGATTCATGGAAAAGAGGGCTCGTTTTCTCGATCATAGAGGGAAGATGAAcgagagggggagagagtttGTAGCGCCGGCAAGGTTGACTGAGAGAAGTCATTGAGGTCGATGAAGATGAGTGCGAAAAAGGGTAATTTGGGGACTATAGAAATTAATGTAAGGCTGATATCATCATTTAACAGAGCTACCTAACCTTTTAGCTAAAGGGGAGGGTGTTGGTATATATGAAAATATGTGGGGAGAAATTGATATTAAGCCATGGTTCAGGGGGGAGGAGAGTGTAATTTCttctaataaaaaatatattttttctcaaaaacaataataaaaatgatcgatatgtatcaatcgGATCCGATCGTTATTGATATTGGATTAGTATAACAATACTGATACTTAAATCCACTTTGAAATAACAATATCTCCCCATGTGACGTAGGTTGTAGCAATGTTCGATTAAATATCGTAAATGTGCCGTAGCCTTCCAATTGTGGTGGAAAGCGAAGTCTCAGATCACAGTTTAAAATATCAATATCGTATCGATGTATCAATTGATATGTATAAGCGATCCAACATTGCCCGAAACTGATATTGATTCAATACTTATATGGATCGATTGTATCGGCTACAAAGTGATTTACGTCCAATATGGCTTGATCTGTATTGATAATGAATTTGTATCTTTTGAGATCGATACAAAcattgatatcaatacctaTAATCTTATACTAGCAGGCATAGTTAAGGCAACGAACATAAAGTAATCCTAGTCTATAGTTGCTAGGTT from Macadamia integrifolia cultivar HAES 741 chromosome 11, SCU_Mint_v3, whole genome shotgun sequence encodes the following:
- the LOC122094220 gene encoding protein DJ-1 homolog D, with translation MAGLKSQKKVLIICGDYMEDYEAMVPFQALQAYGISVDAACPGKKAGDICRTAVHQSSGHQTYSESKGHNFALNATFDEIDVTKYDGLVIPGGRAPEYLAMEESVVTLVRKFSDSGKPVASICHGQLILAAAGLVKDRKCTAYPPVKPVLVAAGSHWVEPETMMACVADGSLITAATYEGHPEFIRLFVKALGGTITGSNKRILFICGDYMEDYEVMVPFQSLQALGCHVDAVCPKKGAGDKCPTAIHDFEGDQTYSEKPGHDFTLTASFEGLDVTSYDALVIPGGRAPEYLALDEKVLALVKYFMEAGKPVASICHGQQILSAAGVLKGKKCTAYPAVKLNVVLGGGTWLEPNPIDRCFTDGNLVTGAAWPAHPEFVSQFMALLGINISF